In the genome of Pseudomonas fluorescens, the window GCTGGTGGACCTGGCGGCGATCGATGACCCGGCGCAAGTGACCGATCACCTCACACGAACCCTTGGGCTGGAGGTCGGCACCACGTTGGAGGCGCTGGCGCAGCGGCATGCCTTGTTGGTCCTGGACAATTGCGAACACCTGCTCGAACGCTGCCAGACGTTGATCGAAACGCTGCTGGCTTCGCTGCCGCGACTGTCGATCCTCGCCACCAGCCGCGAGCCGCTAAAGGCAGCGGGCGAAACCGTATTGCGTCTGCCACCGCTGGCGGTGCCGCCAGCGTCAGCGCTGCGCAGCGTTGCCGAGGTCATGGGCTATTCGGCGGTGCAGTTGTTCGTCAGCCGTGCCCGAACTCGTCAGCAAGGGTTCACCCTGCGCGAGCAAGACCTCAAGACCGTACGGGAAATCTGCCGGCGCCTCGACGGCCTGCCGCTGGCGATTGAATTGGCGGCGGCGCAAATCGATGCGTTGGCGCTGGTGGGGTTGCAGGCGCAACTCGACAACTGTTTTCAGCTGCTGTCCCAGGGCCGCCGCACGGCCGTGCCCCGGCACCAGACGCTCAAGGCTGCGCTGGACTGGAGCTACGAACGGTTGAGTCCGCTGGAACAATCCGTATTGCAGCAGCTGGCGGTGTTCAAGATGGCCTTCACCCAGGACGCCGCGATCGGCGTGATCAGCTGCGACGCGTTGCCCGTCGCCGAGCTGATCGAGGTGCTGGACAACCTCACACTCAAGTCACTGCTGTCCCAGGAGCAGGGCGGCGGTGTGACCCGTTACCGTTTCCTCAACACCACCCGCACCTACGCCCTGGAAAAACTCGAACTCAGTGGAGACTTGCGCGCCCTCGAAATTCGCTATGCCGGTTACGTCAGTCAGACGCACCGGCCTTCAGGCGCGCAGGTGGCATTGCAACTCGTCGAGTAGCCGGCGAACGGTCATCAAGTCGGGCGTGGCGAAACCTTCGGTGTAGCGCTGGTAGATCGGGGCCAGCAATTGATGCGCCCGTTGGGGGTTGCCCTGACGTTGCCACAACTGCGCCAGCGAGGTGGCGCTGCGCAATTCCCAGGCCAGCGCACCCTGAGTCCTGGCCACGTTGAGTGCCTTCAGCAGCACGGTTTCTGCCGTCGCGGTTTTGACCGGGCAATCGGTTACCAGCAACGTCGTGGCCCTGGCCCGCAGAATCTCTGCCGTGCTCCAGTCTGAAACACCGCTTTGCGCACGTTCGAGCAGATCATCGTCGACACAGGTTGAATCCAGCGTGACCATGATGTCCTTGATCAAACCGACACGTTGGCGGCTGGTTGGCCGAACGTCGGTGCCGCCGATCACCTGAGCGTAGTGTTGCGCCCAGTCATGGAACAGCAGCACCGAGTGTTTCTGCGTCTGTTGCAGCAGCAGGCGCAGGAGTTCGCGGGCGCTGCGGGTGTCGCCGTTGTAGTGGGCGATCAGGCAGCCGGCGAGCGCCAGGGTGTAGCAGATCGACGTGCCGTGGTTGATCTGCAGCGCGATGTCCAGCGCCTGCCGGGCTGCGCGCCAGGCCTGTTCCGGTTGGCCTCGCAGCCAGAGGATGCGCGCGTGGATGGTCAGCGCCGCGACGCTCTGGTCGTATTGCACGCCGAAGCCATGGGTGAAACGGTTGAGATGACCGCTGTGGGCCATGCGTTGCAGCACCTGTTCGGCATGCTCCCCAGCCTGTCGCTGGTCGCCGCAGAAGTGCAGGGCGAGTACCCGCAATCGATGCATGCTCAGGGACATCAGGGCGTCGTCATGCAGCCCCAGTCGATCGAATTGCCGGCTCTGTTCCAGGGCCATCTGGTATTGGCCGCAGCTGAGGTTGACCGCCAGGTGCCCGGAAATCGCCCGCAACTGACCGGCCACATCCTTGAGTCGGCTGGCCAGGGCTCTGGCGCTGACGAAGGCGCCAACGGTTTCGGCGCAACCTCCTTGAACGTGGTAACAGGCACTGCCCAAAGCCAGCTTAAGGGCCATCTGCAAGCGCGGGCAAGGTTCGGCAGACTGCTCGAGCAAGGCCAGCGCCTTGCGCACAT includes:
- a CDS encoding winged helix-turn-helix domain-containing protein; translation: MNSLRDLNSEAVLQFGPYAFHLSQRLVLQGDRPLRLGGRALDVLQVLVEHAGSVVSKEELIAQVWPRSVVEEINLRVHIAALRRALGDGQNGQCYIVNIPQRGYSFVAPVQHSPQPVAFPSETLKKPLHNLPARLTPITGRDAVVGSLVRQLPVRRFMSLVGPCGIGKTTVALRVAELLLPHYRHGVWLVDLAAIDDPAQVTDHLTRTLGLEVGTTLEALAQRHALLVLDNCEHLLERCQTLIETLLASLPRLSILATSREPLKAAGETVLRLPPLAVPPASALRSVAEVMGYSAVQLFVSRARTRQQGFTLREQDLKTVREICRRLDGLPLAIELAAAQIDALALVGLQAQLDNCFQLLSQGRRTAVPRHQTLKAALDWSYERLSPLEQSVLQQLAVFKMAFTQDAAIGVISCDALPVAELIEVLDNLTLKSLLSQEQGGGVTRYRFLNTTRTYALEKLELSGDLRALEIRYAGYVSQTHRPSGAQVALQLVE